The following are from one region of the Hymenobacter radiodurans genome:
- a CDS encoding cytochrome c maturation protein CcmE domain-containing protein encodes MKKTHILAIAVIAIAIGIIMSAAGDASVYVSFKEARERAAEGNLTKVHVVGRLPRDNQKNITGLEYNPTLDPNYFAFTLVDTNRIAQRVIYFNPKPQDFDKSEQVVITGAMRNDIFVADKILLKCPSKYVETEVKGATASVN; translated from the coding sequence ATGAAAAAAACCCACATCCTCGCCATCGCTGTAATTGCCATTGCTATTGGTATCATTATGAGCGCAGCCGGCGATGCCAGCGTGTATGTATCCTTCAAGGAAGCCCGTGAGCGAGCCGCCGAGGGTAACCTGACGAAAGTACACGTGGTAGGTCGCCTGCCCCGCGACAATCAGAAAAATATTACGGGCCTGGAATATAATCCCACTCTCGACCCTAACTACTTCGCTTTCACGCTGGTAGACACTAACCGGATAGCGCAGCGGGTTATTTACTTCAATCCCAAGCCTCAGGATTTTGACAAGTCGGAGCAGGTGGTAATTACCGGTGCTATGCGCAACGACATCTTCGTGGCCGACAAGATTTTGCTGAAGTGCCCCTCCAAATACGTGGAGACAGAAGTGAAAGGCGCAACGGCCTCAGTTAATTAA
- a CDS encoding CcmD family protein produces MKNSWRNAFLLLLTLLATVGQAVAQTANTPEMADALRQSGKIYVVVAVILIVVIGLIGYLISLDRKVSRLEKEIR; encoded by the coding sequence ATGAAAAACAGCTGGCGTAACGCCTTTTTGCTCCTGCTGACGCTGCTTGCCACCGTTGGGCAAGCAGTAGCGCAAACTGCCAACACCCCTGAAATGGCAGATGCTCTGCGCCAAAGCGGCAAAATCTACGTGGTCGTAGCCGTGATTTTGATTGTAGTCATCGGGCTAATTGGCTACCTGATTTCTCTCGACCGCAAAGTGAGCCGGTTGGAAAAAGAGATTCGCTAA
- a CDS encoding cytochrome c biogenesis protein yields the protein MKRNWWKVLAIVLVLYTVVAGLLVPVPRLDIVNESIRNLYFHVPMWFGMTIILTTSVIYSIRYLRTPTARLDTLAHESAKTGIVMGMLGLATGSIWARYTWGAWWTSDPRLNGAAIAMLIYGAYIVLRSSFTDEQQRARISAVYNIFAFAAAIPLLFVLPRLTDSLHPGAGGNPGFSNYDLDSNMRMVFYPAVIGWTLIGFWITQVSSRLEFLKQKIYEKQLA from the coding sequence ATAAAAAGAAACTGGTGGAAAGTGCTCGCTATCGTGTTGGTATTGTACACGGTAGTAGCAGGGTTGTTGGTACCGGTGCCGCGGCTAGATATTGTGAATGAAAGCATTCGCAACCTCTACTTCCACGTGCCCATGTGGTTCGGCATGACCATTATTCTGACTACTTCGGTCATTTACTCTATTCGGTACCTGCGCACGCCAACGGCTCGCCTCGACACCCTGGCGCACGAGTCAGCCAAGACCGGCATTGTGATGGGAATGCTAGGGCTGGCAACGGGCAGTATATGGGCGCGCTACACTTGGGGCGCCTGGTGGACCTCCGACCCACGCCTCAATGGAGCCGCCATTGCGATGCTTATTTACGGGGCTTATATTGTACTACGCTCATCTTTCACCGATGAGCAGCAGCGGGCGCGCATCAGCGCCGTGTACAATATCTTTGCGTTTGCGGCGGCCATTCCGCTGCTTTTTGTGTTGCCGCGCCTCACCGATTCGCTGCATCCTGGCGCGGGCGGCAACCCCGGTTTTAGCAACTACGACTTGGATAGCAACATGCGCATGGTATTCTATCCCGCCGTCATCGGCTGGACGCTCATTGGCTTCTGGATTACGCAAGTGAGCAGCCGCCTCGAATTTCTCAAACAGAAGATCTATGAAAAACAGCTGGCGTAA
- a CDS encoding heme exporter protein CcmB, with protein sequence MQKDFRLEWRQRAALNGMLLYVGSTVFVCYLSFALRGGQLPAPAWNALFWIILLFTAVNAAAKGFLQESRGRLLYYYTLVRPQAVILAKIAYNAVLLLGLALVGFALYAVVLGNPVQDVPLFVGNVGLGAVGFATTLTLVSGIASKATNSSTLMAVLGFPIMIPMLLLLIKVSKNALDGLEFEASSGSLLTLLALNLIVTAVSYLLFPFLWRG encoded by the coding sequence ATGCAGAAGGATTTTCGTCTGGAATGGCGGCAGCGGGCGGCGCTGAACGGGATGCTGCTGTACGTAGGCAGCACCGTATTTGTCTGTTACCTCAGCTTTGCGCTACGTGGGGGGCAATTACCCGCTCCGGCCTGGAATGCCCTGTTTTGGATCATCCTGCTTTTTACGGCTGTAAATGCGGCCGCCAAAGGCTTTTTGCAGGAAAGCCGGGGCCGTCTGCTCTACTACTACACGCTGGTGCGGCCGCAAGCCGTGATTCTGGCCAAAATTGCCTACAACGCGGTGTTGCTGCTGGGCTTGGCGCTGGTTGGCTTTGCCCTGTACGCCGTGGTGCTGGGCAATCCGGTGCAGGATGTGCCTCTCTTTGTTGGCAACGTTGGGCTGGGCGCCGTGGGCTTTGCTACCACGCTCACGCTGGTGTCGGGTATTGCCTCCAAAGCCACCAACAGCAGCACGCTCATGGCCGTGCTCGGCTTTCCCATCATGATTCCGATGCTGCTACTGCTCATCAAGGTTTCCAAAAATGCCCTCGATGGGCTGGAGTTTGAGGCGAGCAGCGGTTCTCTATTGACGCTGTTGGCTCTGAACCTGATTGTGACGGCCGTGTCGTACCTGCTGTTTCCTTTTTTGTGGCGCGGCTGA
- a CDS encoding BamA/TamA family outer membrane protein, translated as MVSSLYVDPLLGFGLIGQANMTDLFENQRIQAGIFGLTDLKTSNIYAEYTDLRRRYDWSIRYQKQAYFFDLTGLGRTRYGRHEVAPTIAYPLTHNLSLRGGPRFVNVNRTLINVFDDSLDINRNYLGLTGELVYDNAIATGVNMLQGTRMKVGVMKLNSLDNKSQNFGKIYVDLRHYQKIHRQIIWANRASYGQFFGDTRQQFRLGGMDNWLNNDYQDDQRILPSTYDPTQMFYQQFVTNLRGFDYSKRIGPKYVLFNSELRVPIIQYITRKPVESGFFRNLQLTAFADAGSAYSGPNPFNENNSFNTQIVGGNGNAFTATVVNFRNPLLVGYGFGIRTTLLGFYGKGDIAWGQEDYNQLGPKLYFTLGYDF; from the coding sequence GTGGTGTCGTCGCTGTACGTTGATCCGTTGCTGGGCTTTGGTTTGATTGGGCAGGCCAACATGACGGACTTGTTTGAAAACCAGCGTATTCAGGCCGGTATTTTTGGCCTCACTGATTTGAAAACCAGTAATATATACGCGGAATACACCGACCTGCGCCGCCGCTACGACTGGAGCATACGCTACCAGAAACAGGCCTATTTCTTCGACCTTACGGGGCTGGGCCGCACCCGCTACGGTCGCCACGAGGTGGCACCTACCATTGCGTACCCACTCACGCACAACCTGAGCTTGCGCGGCGGGCCGCGCTTTGTGAACGTGAACCGCACGCTGATTAACGTGTTCGACGACTCGCTGGATATAAACCGCAATTATCTGGGCCTGACTGGTGAACTGGTGTATGATAACGCCATTGCTACCGGCGTGAACATGCTGCAGGGCACGCGCATGAAAGTGGGCGTCATGAAGCTGAATAGCCTCGACAACAAGTCGCAGAACTTCGGCAAGATCTACGTGGATCTGCGTCACTATCAGAAAATTCACCGTCAGATTATTTGGGCCAACCGTGCCAGCTACGGCCAGTTCTTTGGCGATACACGGCAGCAATTCCGCCTTGGCGGCATGGACAACTGGTTGAACAATGACTATCAAGACGACCAGCGCATCTTGCCTTCCACCTACGACCCCACGCAGATGTTCTACCAGCAGTTTGTGACCAACCTGCGCGGGTTTGACTATAGCAAGCGCATCGGTCCGAAATATGTGTTGTTCAATTCCGAGCTGCGGGTGCCTATTATCCAGTATATCACGCGCAAACCCGTAGAATCAGGATTCTTCCGCAACCTGCAGCTGACTGCTTTTGCTGATGCTGGCTCGGCTTATTCTGGCCCGAACCCATTCAACGAAAATAACTCCTTCAACACCCAGATAGTAGGTGGCAATGGGAATGCCTTCACGGCTACCGTAGTCAATTTCCGCAACCCTTTGCTCGTCGGCTACGGCTTCGGTATTCGGACCACTTTGCTGGGTTTCTACGGAAAAGGAGATATCGCCTGGGGGCAGGAAGACTATAATCAACTGGGTCCCAAACTCTACTTTACGCTCGGCTACGACTTCTAA
- a CDS encoding TolB family protein produces MEHLSFSITRRLWVTGALLGVLLGAGEAQAQTAQEQFGRVRIQYKDFDWQLFSTQNFNIYYYAGGETTARRAAEYAEKELQRVSSLIGYYPYSKTTLMLYNSVGDQRQSNIGLDSDKYQTGGETSLLRMNKVQIAFQGQQTLFKRDVSSQITRVLLNDMMYGGSLKEVIQSTYLLQLPEWFIAGASSYAAEGWSVEMDDYMRDMTQQYEGTKTAPFFLRNPQLAGQSVWNYIAERYGYTTIQNILNLTRITRDVEVGISSSLNVPYKVFLRDWLAYYRQLNAQPVVPLVLPDEKNQIVSNNRKAVLYSQPVLSPNGQRLAYVVNDRGRYRVMTVNRNGSGRNTIHRSGYKTPDQLVENRLPVLAWRGNGQVAVAEMDKGYMTLRLRPADAGVVNSVLSNLREALPFSKGGSSIFKPFSQVLDLAYSPDGKSLVFSGTRGGQNDLYLLRAGSRTPERITNDLFDDVQPVFLPNGAGIVFSSNRWSDGTAEGNFASVVNNYDLFLYHLDGREQPVESLVSTISNEGRPRALSDTEILYLGEESGIRSLYRYSLTTRQRTAASNFSTNLKDFDFNAATGTLGFIASDRARDMVYVYPTYALPENMTLAKTARQEILEERSAPPPPAPAPAPVQEPTPAPAPDSTSTLASEPGGQIATDSTATPQPQVAQQKAEEPINTSNYEFDEDAPTRTNARRRSATAANLPTAPPPMPSR; encoded by the coding sequence ATGGAGCACCTATCCTTTTCTATAACGCGTCGGCTTTGGGTGACTGGGGCACTACTGGGCGTACTGCTGGGGGCTGGTGAGGCCCAAGCCCAAACGGCCCAAGAACAGTTTGGACGCGTGCGCATCCAGTACAAAGATTTTGACTGGCAACTGTTCAGCACCCAGAACTTCAATATCTATTACTATGCTGGCGGCGAAACCACCGCTCGCAGAGCCGCCGAGTACGCCGAAAAAGAACTGCAACGCGTGTCTTCCCTCATCGGCTACTATCCCTACTCCAAGACCACGCTCATGCTCTATAACTCCGTGGGCGACCAGCGGCAGAGCAACATTGGCTTGGACAGCGACAAGTATCAAACCGGTGGCGAAACCTCGCTGCTACGCATGAATAAGGTGCAAATCGCCTTTCAGGGCCAGCAAACGTTGTTCAAGCGCGATGTAAGCTCCCAGATTACGCGGGTGCTACTGAATGATATGATGTATGGCGGCTCGCTGAAGGAAGTTATTCAGAGCACCTACTTATTACAGTTGCCCGAGTGGTTTATCGCCGGCGCATCATCTTACGCCGCCGAGGGCTGGAGCGTGGAGATGGATGACTACATGCGTGATATGACCCAGCAGTACGAGGGCACCAAAACCGCCCCGTTCTTTCTGCGCAATCCGCAACTAGCGGGCCAGAGCGTCTGGAATTACATTGCGGAGCGCTACGGTTACACCACCATCCAGAATATTCTGAACCTCACGCGCATAACCCGCGATGTGGAAGTGGGTATCAGCAGTTCGCTGAATGTACCATATAAGGTATTCCTGCGCGATTGGCTGGCTTACTACCGCCAACTAAATGCTCAGCCAGTAGTGCCCCTGGTGTTGCCAGATGAGAAAAATCAGATTGTAAGCAACAACCGCAAAGCGGTATTGTATTCGCAGCCAGTGCTGAGTCCCAACGGTCAGCGGCTGGCGTATGTGGTCAACGACCGTGGCCGCTACCGCGTGATGACCGTCAACCGCAACGGCTCTGGACGAAACACTATTCACCGCAGCGGCTACAAAACACCTGATCAGCTGGTAGAAAACCGCCTGCCAGTGCTGGCTTGGCGCGGCAACGGTCAGGTGGCCGTAGCGGAGATGGATAAAGGCTACATGACGCTGCGCCTGCGCCCTGCCGACGCTGGTGTAGTAAATAGCGTGCTTTCCAATTTGCGTGAAGCTTTGCCTTTCAGCAAAGGCGGCTCGTCTATTTTCAAACCGTTCTCCCAAGTGCTTGACTTGGCGTACTCACCCGACGGGAAGTCGTTGGTCTTCAGTGGTACGCGTGGGGGGCAAAATGACCTGTATCTGTTGCGGGCTGGCAGCCGGACGCCCGAGCGCATCACCAACGATCTGTTCGACGATGTGCAGCCCGTCTTCCTGCCCAACGGCGCGGGCATTGTGTTTAGCTCTAACCGGTGGTCGGATGGCACGGCGGAAGGTAACTTTGCCAGCGTGGTCAACAACTATGATTTGTTCTTGTATCACCTCGATGGGCGAGAGCAGCCGGTGGAGTCGCTGGTGAGCACTATTTCCAACGAAGGCCGCCCCCGGGCCTTATCTGATACCGAGATTCTGTACTTGGGCGAAGAAAGCGGCATTCGCAGCCTGTACCGCTACTCACTCACTACGCGTCAGCGGACGGCCGCCAGTAACTTTTCCACCAACCTCAAAGACTTCGACTTCAATGCCGCTACCGGCACGTTGGGCTTCATTGCCTCCGACCGGGCCCGCGACATGGTGTATGTGTACCCCACCTACGCCTTGCCGGAGAATATGACGTTGGCCAAAACAGCGCGCCAGGAAATTCTGGAAGAGCGGTCGGCGCCACCGCCGCCAGCGCCCGCACCTGCTCCGGTTCAAGAGCCCACGCCAGCGCCGGCACCAGACTCAACTTCTACTCTTGCAAGCGAGCCTGGGGGGCAAATTGCTACTGATTCGACGGCCACGCCGCAGCCGCAGGTTGCTCAGCAGAAGGCAGAGGAGCCCATCAACACCAGCAACTACGAGTTTGATGAGGATGCGCCCACGCGGACCAATGCCCGTCGGCGCTCGGCAACGGCCGCTAACCTACCCACCGCTCCCCCGCCGATGCCTTCGCGCTGA
- a CDS encoding NAD(P)/FAD-dependent oxidoreductase, giving the protein MTSYDYLILGHGLAGATLAYELRQRGRTVLVLDETRPDSASNVAAGLMNPVTGQRFVLTWLADELLSAAAVFYRKLEAEYGQQFFFETPILKLFSSVKEQNDIVSRSADEPWGAFVEEISSALPPITGVKTGLGGIFIRRCGYVAVREMLAALAADGLHNGWLRHETFAWNDLVIDQTGVTYKGAIQARQFVCCEGAAAMRNPYFNWLPITANQGEVLDVQCDGLSTEQVLNKGGYVVPLGAGQFRVGATYRWPPLPLGTTPEALTELGQRFSEMSDQPFTVVDQRAGFRPAVRDRKPVLGTHPAWPVLSIFNGFGSKGVMLAPRLATHFANVLEGTEALWPEVNISRYHSLYISVPSEVGVSS; this is encoded by the coding sequence ATGACCTCTTACGACTACCTTATTCTTGGTCACGGCTTGGCCGGTGCTACCCTGGCCTATGAACTGCGACAGCGCGGCCGCACTGTTTTGGTGCTCGATGAAACGCGCCCCGATTCGGCTTCTAACGTCGCCGCTGGCCTGATGAATCCCGTAACCGGCCAGCGCTTCGTTCTGACCTGGCTAGCCGATGAGCTACTGTCCGCAGCAGCCGTATTTTATCGGAAGCTGGAAGCAGAATATGGGCAGCAGTTTTTCTTCGAAACGCCAATCCTCAAGCTGTTCTCCTCCGTGAAGGAGCAGAATGATATAGTATCCCGTAGTGCTGATGAGCCTTGGGGGGCTTTTGTGGAGGAAATAAGCTCAGCCTTGCCACCTATTACGGGCGTAAAAACGGGCCTGGGGGGCATTTTTATTCGCCGTTGCGGCTATGTAGCCGTGCGCGAAATGTTGGCCGCGCTAGCCGCTGACGGACTCCATAACGGCTGGTTGCGGCACGAAACTTTTGCCTGGAATGACCTTGTTATCGACCAAACTGGAGTGACTTATAAAGGCGCGATACAGGCGCGCCAGTTTGTTTGTTGTGAAGGTGCCGCTGCCATGCGAAACCCGTACTTCAATTGGTTGCCGATTACGGCGAACCAAGGCGAGGTACTGGACGTGCAGTGCGATGGTTTATCAACGGAGCAGGTGCTGAACAAAGGCGGCTACGTGGTGCCGCTCGGCGCCGGGCAGTTTCGCGTAGGGGCTACGTATCGCTGGCCGCCGCTGCCCTTGGGCACTACCCCGGAGGCGCTTACGGAACTTGGTCAGCGCTTTAGTGAAATGTCCGATCAGCCATTTACGGTAGTCGATCAGCGGGCAGGTTTTCGGCCCGCCGTGCGCGACCGAAAACCTGTGCTGGGCACACATCCAGCTTGGCCGGTTTTGAGTATATTTAATGGCTTCGGCTCTAAGGGCGTAATGCTGGCTCCGCGGCTGGCAACCCATTTTGCCAACGTGCTGGAAGGCACCGAAGCGCTGTGGCCCGAGGTCAATATTTCGCGGTATCATTCGTTGTATATTTCCGTACCTAGTGAGGTCGGCGTTTCTTCCTGA
- a CDS encoding MBL fold metallo-hydrolase — protein MTVSGFTFNAFSENTYLLHDATKQCVVIDPGCYEKAEQQALKAFIEAEGLQVVLLLNTHCHIDHVFGNQFILDTYQVPFLIHEADLSVLRAVPTYAPSYGFPLYNPAEPTGFLTPGEPVTFGDTILEVRFAPGHAPGHVVFYHAPTETVIGGDVLFQGSIGRTDLPGAIMIHSLKAFAPNSLPSPIR, from the coding sequence ATGACCGTATCTGGTTTTACTTTCAACGCTTTTTCCGAAAACACTTATCTGCTGCATGATGCCACCAAGCAATGCGTCGTCATTGACCCTGGCTGCTACGAGAAAGCGGAGCAACAAGCTCTGAAAGCCTTTATTGAAGCCGAAGGCCTGCAGGTCGTGTTGCTACTGAATACCCATTGCCACATCGACCATGTCTTTGGCAATCAGTTTATACTCGACACTTACCAGGTTCCTTTCCTGATTCATGAAGCCGACCTGAGCGTATTGCGGGCCGTTCCTACTTATGCGCCCAGCTACGGCTTCCCCCTCTATAACCCCGCCGAGCCCACTGGGTTTTTGACACCCGGCGAGCCCGTTACTTTTGGCGACACCATCTTGGAAGTACGCTTTGCCCCTGGCCACGCGCCCGGCCACGTTGTATTCTACCACGCGCCTACCGAAACTGTTATTGGCGGTGACGTACTGTTTCAGGGCAGCATTGGCCGCACCGATTTGCCGGGGGCAATTATGATACACTCATTGAAAGCATTCGCACCCAACTCCTTACCCTCCCCGATTCGGTAA
- a CDS encoding CDP-alcohol phosphatidyltransferase family protein, translating to MKNHLPNAITCLNLFAGCLALCSVFAGRLELAAYLVGLAALFDFADGLVARALHASSPIGKDLDSLADMVSFGVVPGAMLYHLLGQGANSLPDWLPYAGFILTVFSALRLAKFNNDTRQTTSFIGLPTPACTLVVASLPLILTYDTYHLSSIILNPWVLLGLTLLLSGLLVAELPLFALKFKNLSWQDNSLRFLFLILALILLLVLQAAAIPLIILLYVLLSLFRPSFG from the coding sequence ATGAAGAATCATTTGCCCAACGCCATTACCTGCCTCAATTTATTTGCGGGCTGTCTGGCGCTTTGCAGCGTTTTTGCTGGTCGATTGGAGCTGGCCGCTTATCTGGTGGGCTTGGCCGCCTTGTTTGATTTTGCTGATGGCCTCGTGGCCCGCGCCCTGCACGCCAGCTCGCCTATTGGCAAAGACCTCGACTCCTTAGCCGATATGGTTTCGTTCGGCGTGGTGCCGGGCGCGATGCTGTACCATTTGCTGGGCCAGGGGGCAAATTCACTGCCCGACTGGCTGCCTTACGCTGGCTTTATCCTGACCGTATTCTCGGCCCTGCGCTTAGCGAAGTTCAACAACGATACCCGCCAGACTACCTCTTTCATTGGCTTGCCAACACCTGCCTGCACGTTGGTTGTGGCTTCTTTACCCCTCATTCTGACCTATGATACCTACCATCTCTCGTCGATTATTCTGAACCCGTGGGTACTGCTCGGTCTAACGCTACTACTGTCAGGCTTGCTGGTTGCGGAGTTGCCGTTGTTTGCTTTAAAATTCAAGAATCTGAGTTGGCAGGACAATTCGCTACGTTTTCTGTTTCTGATACTAGCGCTGATTCTGCTGTTGGTTTTGCAAGCTGCCGCCATTCCGCTTATCATTTTGCTGTACGTGCTGCTTTCCTTGTTTCGCCCGTCTTTTGGGTGA
- the porV gene encoding type IX secretion system outer membrane channel protein PorV, translated as MLLSKLPLRYALLPGLLGLSIAATAQITNSKVITTAVPVLTLSPDSRGAALGEAGVATSPDANSAYYNAGKLGFVPNQYSVSPSYTPWLRSITDDMGLAYLSGYAKLNQRGAISASLLYFDLGSIALRSAANQPEGEFNPKEYAFALSYGQKLSEYLGVGVTARYIRSNLVGPTSGGDSKPGNALAVDLGTYYTRDLSIGGGAYNLALGAAIANIGNKMTYTDANQADFLPMNIRLGTAITRELDPYNKLTLTLDGTKLLVPSPYYEDNVATDNASQQAYLLRRDAENEKRRQLGVVSAITTSFSDAPGGFSEELQEINLSAGLEYTYKDLLMARVGYFYENPDKGDRRYLSLGLGGRFQVFGIDGAYLVPNSRANPLAQTIRVSLHFNFNKLEEAFGNDTSPTN; from the coding sequence ATGCTCTTGTCGAAGCTGCCACTGCGCTATGCGCTTCTCCCCGGTTTGTTGGGTTTGTCGATTGCGGCTACGGCCCAGATTACCAACTCGAAAGTCATTACCACCGCAGTTCCAGTTCTCACCCTCAGCCCTGATTCTCGGGGTGCTGCTCTTGGCGAAGCCGGCGTGGCCACTTCACCCGATGCCAACTCTGCCTACTACAACGCGGGCAAGCTAGGCTTTGTACCGAATCAGTATAGCGTATCGCCTTCCTACACGCCGTGGCTGCGTTCCATCACCGACGATATGGGTTTGGCTTACCTATCGGGCTACGCCAAACTTAACCAGCGTGGTGCCATCTCAGCTTCACTTCTTTATTTCGACTTAGGAAGCATTGCGCTGCGCTCGGCCGCCAATCAGCCAGAAGGAGAGTTTAACCCGAAGGAGTACGCTTTTGCTTTATCCTACGGGCAGAAGCTCAGCGAGTACCTAGGCGTGGGCGTTACGGCGCGTTACATTCGCTCCAACCTTGTCGGTCCTACCAGCGGTGGTGACTCCAAACCGGGCAACGCTCTAGCCGTTGACTTAGGCACCTATTATACCCGCGACTTGAGCATCGGTGGTGGTGCCTATAATTTGGCTTTAGGGGCTGCTATTGCCAACATTGGTAATAAAATGACTTACACTGATGCCAATCAGGCCGACTTCCTGCCGATGAACATCAGATTAGGCACAGCCATCACCCGCGAGCTTGATCCGTATAATAAGCTCACTCTAACCCTCGATGGCACCAAGCTATTAGTGCCTAGCCCTTATTACGAAGACAACGTAGCTACGGACAATGCCAGTCAGCAAGCTTACCTTCTGCGCCGTGATGCTGAGAATGAAAAGAGGAGACAACTAGGTGTAGTTAGTGCCATTACAACTTCCTTTAGTGACGCGCCGGGGGGCTTTTCTGAAGAGCTACAAGAAATTAACCTTTCCGCTGGTCTGGAGTACACGTACAAGGATTTGCTGATGGCTCGCGTAGGATACTTCTACGAAAACCCGGACAAAGGCGACCGTCGCTACCTCAGCTTAGGTTTGGGAGGGCGCTTTCAAGTATTCGGAATTGATGGCGCTTATTTGGTTCCTAACTCCCGAGCGAATCCTTTAGCACAAACCATTCGGGTATCGTTACACTTCAACTTCAATAAGTTGGAGGAGGCTTTCGGCAACGACACCTCCCCTACCAACTAA